From the Amycolatopsis thermoflava N1165 genome, one window contains:
- a CDS encoding PaaX family transcriptional regulator C-terminal domain-containing protein — protein sequence MTGPAPQHSQRLLGTLLGDYWFWRREHLPSAALVDLLREFGLTEPAARAAIQRAAARHLVTTSKSGRRTAYGVPDRTHRLIIGHLRRLLEFGAEDREWDGRWTFAMFSVPEPQREDRRTLRGRLRWLGFGPLYDGVWVSPWDRTADALQVLGALGVDTATVARAEVSADVPAAGNPLRAWDLDELRQSYVDFLDRWSGLRKRVAAGEVGPAEALVVRTRVMTEWRAFPDADPDLPGELLPADWPRATARRCFLDIYDTLGPVAEQRFRQIVAPHAPELAELAAHRTGGDITRGAEPEAFPADDDLAWTGPLGEP from the coding sequence ATGACCGGACCCGCCCCGCAGCACTCGCAGCGCCTGCTGGGCACCCTGCTCGGCGACTACTGGTTCTGGCGGCGCGAGCACCTGCCCTCGGCCGCACTCGTGGACCTGCTGCGCGAGTTCGGCCTGACCGAGCCCGCGGCCCGCGCCGCGATCCAGCGCGCGGCCGCCCGCCACCTGGTCACCACGTCGAAGTCCGGCCGCCGGACCGCGTACGGCGTCCCGGACCGCACCCACCGGCTGATCATCGGCCACCTGCGCCGCCTGCTGGAATTCGGCGCGGAGGACCGCGAGTGGGACGGCCGCTGGACGTTCGCGATGTTCTCGGTGCCGGAGCCGCAGCGGGAGGACCGCCGCACCCTGCGCGGCCGGCTGCGGTGGCTGGGTTTCGGGCCGCTCTACGACGGCGTCTGGGTCTCGCCGTGGGACCGCACCGCGGACGCCCTGCAGGTCCTCGGCGCACTCGGCGTCGACACCGCGACCGTCGCCCGCGCGGAGGTCAGCGCGGACGTCCCGGCGGCGGGGAACCCGTTGCGCGCCTGGGACCTCGACGAGCTGCGCCAGTCCTACGTGGACTTCCTCGACCGCTGGTCCGGACTGCGGAAGCGGGTCGCCGCCGGCGAGGTCGGCCCGGCGGAGGCGCTCGTCGTCCGCACCAGGGTGATGACCGAGTGGCGCGCCTTCCCGGACGCCGACCCGGACCTGCCCGGCGAGCTCCTGCCCGCGGACTGGCCGCGCGCCACGGCCCGCCGGTGCTTCCTGGACATCTACGACACCCTGGGCCCGGTGGCCGAGCAGCGTTTCCGCCAGATCGTCGCCCCGCACGCGCCGGAGCTGGCCGAACTGGCCGCCCACCGCACCGGCGGCGACATCACCAGGGGCGCTGAGCCGGAGGCCTTCCCCGCGGACGACGACCTCGCATGGACGGGTCCCCTCGGCGAACCATAG